From the genome of Cedecea lapagei, one region includes:
- a CDS encoding transporter substrate-binding domain-containing protein: MKYGLIALLVCASAAQAHTGIDLAANEKPLNIARDEQAIAKIPAGYHFVEPGTLTVAISALNSPPLALLASDNRTRIGSDPDIARLLAASLGLKLKLVPTAWEDWPLGITSGRYDVALVNIAVTEQRKEKFDFATYRVDSLSFAVKASSPIQTIGKAEDLAGRKVIVGAGTNQERILLGWNAENERAGREPALPVYVTDDASANLYIQSGRADVFFGPQSITAYKSALTGTTRVVGLGPKKAYVATTTKKGNGLVYALQAALDGAIQRGEYQQVLARWGEQGEAVPGSEVNPPGITY; the protein is encoded by the coding sequence ATGAAATATGGATTAATAGCGCTGCTGGTCTGTGCCTCAGCGGCCCAGGCGCATACGGGGATTGACCTGGCCGCCAATGAAAAACCGCTGAATATCGCCCGGGACGAGCAGGCCATTGCAAAAATTCCTGCGGGCTACCATTTTGTTGAGCCGGGCACGCTGACGGTGGCTATCTCCGCGCTAAATTCTCCGCCGCTGGCCCTGCTGGCTAGCGATAACCGCACGCGCATAGGCAGCGATCCGGATATTGCGCGGCTGCTGGCGGCAAGCCTTGGCCTGAAGCTTAAGCTCGTGCCTACCGCCTGGGAGGACTGGCCGCTGGGCATTACTTCCGGGCGTTATGACGTGGCGCTGGTGAATATTGCCGTGACGGAACAGCGTAAAGAGAAGTTCGACTTTGCCACCTATCGTGTGGATTCGCTCTCGTTTGCGGTGAAGGCCAGCAGTCCAATTCAGACGATTGGTAAGGCAGAAGATCTTGCGGGGCGCAAGGTTATCGTGGGAGCCGGAACGAATCAGGAGCGTATTCTTCTCGGCTGGAATGCGGAAAACGAACGCGCGGGGCGTGAACCAGCGTTGCCCGTCTACGTCACCGATGACGCCTCTGCGAACCTTTATATCCAGTCTGGCAGGGCCGATGTGTTCTTCGGGCCGCAGTCGATTACGGCTTATAAATCTGCGTTAACGGGGACCACGCGAGTGGTGGGGCTTGGGCCGAAAAAGGCCTATGTGGCGACCACCACGAAGAAAGGCAACGGGCTGGTGTATGCGCTGCAGGCGGCGCTGGATGGCGCGATTCAACGGGGAGAATATCAGCAGGTTCTGGCCAGGTGGGGAGAGCAGGGAGAAGCCGTTCCCGGTTCGGAAGTGAATCCCCCAGGCATAACCTACTAA
- a CDS encoding amino acid ABC transporter ATP-binding protein codes for MQTSHSGHISITGVSKYFGRHKALDDVSLEIPPGTVTVILGPSGSGKSTLLRTINHLERVDEGFIQIDGDYIGYRLKGDKLYELKEKEILRQRANVGYVFQNFNLFPHMTVLENLIEAPLAHKQLSRKEAVERAYELLDVVGLRNKADAWSRHLSGGQQQRIAIARALALRPRVMLFDEPTSALDPELVGEVLDVIKRLARSGTTLVVVTHEIGFAREVADQVVFMVDGKIVEQGSSDEVLNRPQHSRTRQFLSKVL; via the coding sequence ATGCAAACCTCTCATAGTGGCCATATCTCGATCACCGGCGTCAGCAAGTACTTTGGGCGCCACAAGGCGCTGGACGATGTGTCGCTGGAGATACCGCCGGGGACGGTCACCGTAATTCTCGGCCCATCGGGCTCCGGTAAGTCAACGCTGCTGCGCACCATCAACCACCTGGAGCGCGTGGATGAAGGATTTATCCAGATTGACGGCGATTATATTGGCTACCGCCTGAAAGGCGACAAGCTGTACGAGCTTAAAGAAAAGGAGATCCTGCGCCAGCGAGCCAACGTGGGCTATGTCTTCCAGAACTTCAACCTGTTTCCCCATATGACGGTACTGGAAAACCTTATTGAAGCGCCGCTTGCCCATAAGCAGCTCAGCCGTAAAGAGGCGGTTGAACGTGCATATGAGCTGCTGGACGTGGTTGGCCTGCGTAATAAGGCCGACGCCTGGTCCCGGCATTTATCCGGCGGGCAGCAGCAGCGTATCGCGATTGCCCGCGCTCTGGCGCTTCGTCCGCGAGTAATGCTGTTTGATGAGCCCACCTCCGCGCTCGATCCTGAGCTGGTCGGTGAAGTGCTGGACGTCATTAAAAGGCTGGCTCGATCGGGCACCACGCTGGTGGTGGTCACCCACGAGATAGGTTTCGCCCGCGAGGTGGCCGATCAGGTGGTGTTTATGGTGGACGGTAAAATTGTTGAGCAGGGGAGCAGCGACGAAGTGTTGAATCGCCCGCAGCACTCGCGCACCCGGCAGTTTTTATCGAAGGTACTATGA
- a CDS encoding amino acid ABC transporter permease has translation MKSSETIKVVPARYPLRTVGAVIALFVLAVVVQSVAFNPRWEWGVFAQWFFNPVILEGLGQTLLLTLLGTVLSVILGGLLALARLSSSWLLKSLAWGYIWLFRSLPLIVVLIVLYNFSYLYDKLSLGIPFTSIVWGSYDTINVLGQFSTAVVGLTLVQSAYTAEIVRGGFLGVDHGQYEAAAALGLPAWRRTVRIILPQALRTILPAGFNEIISLAKGTAMVYVLAMPELFYTIQMIYNRTQQVIPLLMVAAVWYLVITSVLSLIQYLVERSLARSERRSAINQTRPARSAAPSTAAVTQEPIHANLS, from the coding sequence ATGAAATCTTCCGAAACCATTAAAGTGGTCCCTGCGCGCTACCCGCTGCGCACCGTGGGCGCGGTGATAGCGCTGTTCGTTCTCGCGGTGGTGGTGCAGTCTGTCGCGTTTAATCCTCGCTGGGAGTGGGGCGTTTTTGCGCAATGGTTTTTTAACCCGGTGATCCTGGAGGGGCTGGGACAAACACTGTTGCTGACGCTGTTGGGCACGGTGCTGAGCGTCATACTGGGCGGCCTGCTGGCGCTCGCCAGACTTTCGTCCTCCTGGCTGCTGAAGAGTCTGGCCTGGGGCTACATCTGGCTCTTCCGCTCGCTGCCGCTGATTGTGGTGCTGATCGTGCTTTACAACTTCTCCTATCTGTACGACAAGCTGTCGCTTGGCATCCCCTTTACCAGCATCGTCTGGGGCAGCTACGACACGATTAACGTGCTGGGGCAGTTTTCGACGGCGGTGGTTGGGTTGACGCTGGTGCAAAGCGCCTACACCGCAGAGATCGTGCGCGGTGGCTTTTTAGGCGTGGATCACGGGCAATATGAAGCCGCAGCAGCGCTAGGGTTACCTGCCTGGCGACGTACCGTGCGCATTATTCTGCCGCAGGCCCTGCGTACCATTCTGCCTGCCGGTTTCAACGAAATCATTAGCCTCGCCAAAGGCACGGCGATGGTTTACGTGCTGGCGATGCCGGAGCTGTTTTATACCATCCAGATGATCTACAACCGCACGCAGCAGGTGATCCCGCTGCTGATGGTGGCGGCCGTCTGGTATCTGGTGATCACCAGCGTCCTGTCGCTGATTCAGTATCTGGTTGAGCGCTCCCTGGCTCGCAGCGAGCGTCGCTCTGCTATCAATCAAACGCGCCCGGCCCGAAGCGCCGCGCCGTCCACAGCCGCCGTAACGCAGGAGCCGATTCATGCAAACCTCTCATAG
- a CDS encoding GNAT family N-acetyltransferase, with protein MSERFRILSPEAPELQPIINGLFGEYAARYGDFFSRDAEVELTEWYLPPQGIFIVLEREGEIIATGAYKPYDQQTAEIKRIWTKSTLRKQGLAGRVVRELERYALQAGYSRIYLTTGFRQPEAVRLYLSEGYDPQFSLEVDPETFSLPPHDGRLRFTKLLSLESLSKTA; from the coding sequence ATGAGCGAACGTTTTCGCATTCTGTCCCCGGAGGCGCCTGAGCTGCAGCCGATCATTAACGGGCTGTTTGGTGAATACGCTGCCCGCTACGGGGATTTTTTCTCGCGTGATGCGGAGGTCGAGCTTACCGAATGGTATCTGCCGCCGCAGGGTATTTTTATCGTGCTTGAGCGTGAGGGCGAAATTATTGCCACCGGGGCCTATAAGCCCTATGACCAGCAAACCGCAGAAATTAAGCGCATCTGGACAAAGAGTACGTTACGCAAGCAGGGGCTGGCAGGGCGCGTAGTCCGTGAGCTGGAGCGCTATGCGCTTCAGGCGGGCTATAGCCGTATCTACCTGACCACCGGGTTTCGCCAGCCGGAGGCCGTCAGGCTCTACCTGAGCGAAGGCTACGACCCGCAATTCAGCCTGGAGGTCGACCCGGAAACGTTCAGCCTGCCGCCCCACGACGGGCGGCTGAGGTTTACCAAACTCTTATCGCTGGAAAGCCTGAGCAAAACGGCCTGA
- a CDS encoding amidohydrolase, whose protein sequence is MTFAQQLIDWRRELHRFPELSLEEVETTSRIRDWLQSADIRLLPYSLKTGVVAEIGEGDKAIALRADIDALPIEETSGVAFRSQNAGVMHACGHDVHSSVMLGAALLLKQNEAQLNGRVRILFQPAEERFGGATTLVKAGVLQGVSAIFGMHNEPNLPVGAFATRGGAFYANVDRLVIQVRGKGAHAARPHEGKDAILLASQLVSLLQSITSREVNTLDSAVLSITRIAGGNTWNVLPESVELEGTLRTHSASVRETVKARVLEIAAGLAAAFGAEIDVTWHAGPDALVNDERWAEFSREVAAAEGYATRHADLHLGGEDFAVYLQHIPGAFVSIGSDSRYGLHHPAFNPDERLIEPAARYFARLAQTALQQL, encoded by the coding sequence ATGACTTTTGCCCAGCAGCTGATCGACTGGCGCCGCGAACTGCACCGGTTCCCGGAGCTCTCTCTTGAGGAAGTGGAGACGACTTCCCGTATCCGGGACTGGTTGCAAAGCGCCGATATCCGTCTGCTTCCCTATTCACTGAAAACTGGCGTTGTTGCCGAGATAGGCGAAGGCGATAAGGCCATTGCGCTGCGTGCGGATATTGACGCGTTGCCCATCGAAGAAACCAGCGGCGTCGCCTTCCGTTCGCAAAATGCCGGCGTCATGCACGCCTGCGGGCATGACGTTCACAGCAGCGTGATGCTTGGGGCGGCGCTGCTGCTGAAGCAGAACGAAGCGCAGCTTAACGGGCGAGTGCGCATCCTGTTTCAGCCTGCAGAAGAGCGTTTCGGCGGGGCAACCACGCTGGTGAAGGCCGGCGTGCTGCAGGGGGTCTCGGCTATTTTTGGCATGCACAATGAGCCTAATCTGCCGGTTGGCGCCTTTGCCACTCGCGGCGGTGCGTTTTATGCCAACGTGGATCGCCTGGTCATTCAGGTGCGCGGTAAAGGGGCGCATGCCGCTCGTCCTCATGAGGGCAAAGATGCCATTTTACTTGCCAGCCAGCTGGTCAGCCTGCTGCAAAGCATCACCAGTCGGGAGGTCAATACGCTCGACTCGGCGGTACTGAGCATCACGCGCATTGCGGGCGGCAATACCTGGAACGTGCTGCCGGAAAGCGTCGAGCTGGAAGGGACGCTGCGCACCCATAGCGCCAGCGTGCGGGAGACGGTAAAAGCTCGGGTCCTTGAGATTGCCGCCGGTCTAGCCGCCGCCTTTGGGGCGGAAATCGATGTCACCTGGCATGCGGGACCGGACGCGCTGGTTAACGATGAACGCTGGGCTGAGTTTTCTCGCGAGGTGGCTGCGGCAGAAGGTTATGCGACCCGGCATGCAGATCTGCACCTCGGCGGTGAAGATTTTGCGGTCTACCTCCAGCATATTCCCGGCGCTTTTGTCAGCATCGGCAGCGACAGCCGCTACGGGCTTCATCATCCTGCCTTCAATCCCGATGAAAGGTTGATTGAACCAGCGGCTCGTTATTTCGCGCGGTTAGCGCAAACGGCATTGCAACAACTTTAA
- a CDS encoding LLM class flavin-dependent oxidoreductase, giving the protein MSYRISILDKSPLAPNDSATDALTRTLHLAQQAEAWGYHRFWLAEHHNTPQLASPSPEVLIAWIVGQTRRIRVGSGGVMLQHYSPYKVAENFNLLSSLAPGRIDLGIGKAPGGLPLSTQALQQGVSQAAKGTFDEQLTQLDAWLSLSEPAEDESVRATPLPVQRPERFLLGASLQSARLAASLDWNFVFAAHLNGDKNLLREVLKEWRANSRRDVLVAVQAIVAPDAGRAEALAAQVEIWGVELENGQRVSVASEEQAHSFARQSGSALRSLTRREPSLLKGTPEAVREALQALHEEYAIDEFIIDTPVAEGAERIASLRLLAEAHAVTEAAV; this is encoded by the coding sequence ATGTCTTATCGCATCAGTATCCTGGATAAAAGCCCGCTTGCGCCGAACGACAGCGCAACGGATGCCCTGACGCGCACGCTGCACCTTGCGCAGCAGGCAGAAGCCTGGGGCTATCACCGTTTCTGGCTGGCAGAGCATCACAATACGCCCCAGCTTGCCAGTCCCTCGCCTGAAGTGCTGATTGCCTGGATTGTCGGGCAAACTCGCCGCATCCGCGTTGGCTCCGGTGGCGTTATGCTGCAGCACTACAGCCCTTATAAAGTTGCCGAAAACTTTAACCTGCTTTCCTCGCTTGCGCCGGGGCGAATCGATCTCGGCATCGGAAAAGCGCCGGGAGGTTTACCGCTCTCTACTCAGGCACTGCAGCAGGGGGTATCGCAGGCGGCCAAAGGAACCTTTGATGAGCAGCTGACCCAGCTTGATGCGTGGCTGTCGCTGAGCGAACCGGCGGAAGACGAGAGCGTTCGGGCTACGCCGCTACCGGTTCAGCGCCCGGAGCGTTTTTTGCTGGGGGCAAGCCTGCAAAGCGCCCGGCTGGCGGCGAGCCTTGACTGGAATTTTGTTTTTGCTGCCCATCTTAACGGCGATAAAAACCTGCTGCGCGAGGTACTGAAAGAGTGGCGGGCGAACAGCCGTCGAGACGTGCTGGTGGCGGTGCAGGCAATTGTGGCGCCGGACGCCGGGCGCGCGGAAGCGCTTGCCGCACAGGTTGAGATCTGGGGCGTGGAGCTGGAAAACGGGCAGCGTGTGAGCGTGGCCAGCGAAGAGCAGGCGCACAGCTTTGCTCGCCAGTCAGGCAGTGCGCTACGCAGCCTGACGCGACGTGAACCTTCGCTGCTAAAAGGTACGCCGGAAGCGGTCAGGGAGGCGCTACAGGCGCTGCACGAGGAGTACGCTATCGATGAATTTATTATCGATACGCCGGTTGCCGAAGGCGCGGAACGCATCGCTTCACTGCGTCTGCTTGCTGAAGCTCATGCGGTGACGGAGGCGGCGGTATGA
- the slyA gene encoding transcriptional regulator SlyA, with protein sequence MKLESPSPLGSDLARLVRIWRALIDHRLKPLELTQTHWVTLHNIHQLPPDQSQIQLAKAIGIEQPSLVRTLDQLEEKGLISRKTCANDRRAKRIKLTEQAAPIIEKMEDVINETRGEILTGISREEQALLSSLISRLEQNIIELQNRD encoded by the coding sequence ATGAAATTGGAATCGCCATCGCCATTAGGTTCGGATCTGGCTCGCCTGGTACGCATCTGGCGTGCGCTGATTGACCATCGCCTGAAACCTCTGGAATTGACACAGACACACTGGGTAACGCTGCATAATATTCATCAGCTGCCGCCAGACCAGTCACAGATTCAGTTGGCTAAAGCGATCGGCATTGAGCAACCGTCACTGGTTCGCACGCTGGATCAGCTCGAAGAAAAAGGGTTAATCTCGCGTAAAACTTGCGCGAACGACCGTCGGGCAAAACGGATCAAATTGACCGAGCAGGCCGCGCCCATCATCGAAAAGATGGAGGACGTGATAAACGAAACGCGTGGAGAGATCCTGACCGGGATTTCTCGCGAAGAGCAGGCGCTGTTAAGCAGCCTGATAAGCCGGCTTGAGCAAAATATTATTGAACTGCAGAACCGGGATTAA
- a CDS encoding DUF1656 domain-containing protein, with amino-acid sequence MSLTFSPSGFPLQDFVVGASIYFPPLFKAVFVGFFIWLVLHRLLRDWIYSGEVWHPTLMDLSLFALSVSAGMALLVMW; translated from the coding sequence GTGAGTCTCACTTTTAGCCCATCCGGCTTCCCGCTTCAGGATTTTGTGGTTGGGGCGTCGATTTACTTTCCGCCGCTGTTCAAGGCCGTGTTTGTCGGCTTTTTTATCTGGCTGGTCCTCCACCGCTTGCTGCGCGACTGGATCTATTCCGGTGAAGTCTGGCATCCCACGCTGATGGACTTATCCCTTTTCGCGCTGTCCGTCAGCGCCGGCATGGCTCTTTTGGTGATGTGGTAA
- a CDS encoding efflux RND transporter periplasmic adaptor subunit — MNLKTIKYFSTLIVLAAALLAGWLLWNYYMQSPWTRDGKVRAEQVSITPQVSGTIVTLNVKDNQFVSKGAPLFTLDATPYHIAVLNAEAQLAKAQSDLAKASNEANRRHNLPRNYISAEDMDTANINVKAMQAAVKVAQATLEQAQWQLSQTTVTAPVDGWVTNLTSRTGNYATEGKPVFALVDSHSFYVVGYFEETKLRRIQPGNAVQIVLYNGNQRLTGKVESIGRAIYDQSIESDSDLVPDIKPNVPWVRLAQRVPVRITLDAIPKDVTLVSGTTCTVSVQP, encoded by the coding sequence ATGAATCTCAAAACAATAAAATACTTTTCCACCCTGATTGTTCTTGCCGCTGCGCTGCTGGCGGGCTGGCTGCTATGGAACTACTACATGCAATCGCCCTGGACGCGTGACGGTAAAGTGCGCGCCGAACAGGTCAGCATTACGCCGCAGGTGTCCGGCACCATCGTCACCCTCAACGTGAAAGATAATCAATTTGTCAGCAAGGGTGCGCCGCTGTTTACGCTCGACGCAACGCCTTACCATATTGCCGTGCTCAATGCAGAGGCGCAGCTGGCAAAGGCGCAGTCGGATCTGGCCAAAGCCAGCAACGAAGCTAACCGCCGCCACAACCTGCCGCGTAACTACATTTCCGCCGAGGACATGGATACCGCGAATATTAACGTCAAGGCTATGCAGGCGGCGGTCAAGGTCGCTCAGGCCACGCTCGAGCAGGCCCAGTGGCAGCTTTCGCAGACGACGGTAACCGCGCCGGTCGACGGCTGGGTCACCAACCTGACGTCGCGCACCGGGAACTACGCCACCGAGGGAAAACCGGTTTTTGCGCTGGTCGACAGCCACTCATTTTATGTCGTCGGCTACTTCGAAGAGACCAAGCTGCGCCGGATCCAGCCGGGCAATGCCGTACAGATTGTCCTGTATAACGGTAACCAGAGGCTGACGGGCAAAGTGGAAAGCATCGGTCGCGCTATCTACGACCAAAGCATTGAAAGCGACAGCGATTTGGTGCCGGACATCAAGCCTAACGTGCCGTGGGTACGCCTTGCGCAGCGGGTGCCTGTACGCATTACGCTCGACGCCATACCCAAAGATGTCACGCTCGTCTCGGGCACAACCTGTACCGTTAGCGTTCAACCCTGA